CACGAGGTAGGCCATGGACCGCCGCCGCTACCTCGTGACCTACGACGTCGCCGACGACGAGCGGCGGACGAAGATCTTCCGCTCGCTGATGCAGCGCGGCGACCACACGCAGTACAGCGTCTTCATGTGCGAGCTGACGGCCGGCGAGCTGGCGCGGCTGCGGCGCGTGCTGGAGGAGATGGTGAACCACGAGCTCGACCAGGTGCTGCTCGTGGACCTCGGCCCCGCCGCGCGCGACAGCGGCCGCGTCGTC
The bacterium genome window above contains:
- the cas2 gene encoding CRISPR-associated endonuclease Cas2, whose amino-acid sequence is MDRRRYLVTYDVADDERRTKIFRSLMQRGDHTQYSVFMCELTAGELARLRRVLEEMVNHELDQVLLVDLGPAARDSGRVVGSVGRPYRPPIRALVV